A section of the Mycobacterium sp. 3519A genome encodes:
- a CDS encoding DedA family protein gives MADAQLPGVFSDVQPLLEHYGYLGVAGMLFLEDFGVPVPGEIMLIAAAVFAGAGQMNIAVVFLVAVLAAVLGDNIGFLVGHFGGRPLAERFGRYVFLTPQRLDRAEAFFDRHGGKIVTVARFIDGLRQINGLLAGIVGMGWLKFLGYNALGAVLWVGAWAGLGYLAGEHIVDIYDTFERYKWYVVAAAVVVVAIVITHRVRHHRGQRAA, from the coding sequence ATGGCCGACGCCCAACTTCCTGGTGTTTTCTCCGACGTCCAGCCGCTGCTGGAGCATTACGGCTACCTCGGCGTGGCGGGGATGCTGTTCCTGGAGGACTTCGGCGTCCCGGTGCCCGGCGAGATCATGTTGATCGCCGCCGCCGTGTTCGCGGGCGCGGGCCAGATGAACATCGCGGTGGTCTTCCTGGTCGCCGTGCTCGCAGCGGTGCTCGGCGACAACATCGGCTTCCTCGTCGGCCACTTCGGCGGGCGGCCCCTCGCCGAGCGGTTCGGCCGCTATGTCTTCCTCACCCCGCAGCGGCTGGATCGCGCCGAGGCGTTCTTCGACCGGCACGGCGGCAAGATCGTGACCGTCGCGCGGTTCATCGACGGGCTGCGCCAAATCAACGGGCTGCTGGCGGGGATCGTCGGCATGGGATGGCTGAAATTCCTCGGCTACAACGCCCTTGGCGCGGTGCTGTGGGTCGGCGCGTGGGCTGGGCTGGGATACCTTGCCGGCGAGCACATTGTCGACATCTACGACACATTCGAACGGTACAAGTGGTACGTGGTCGCGGCAGCCGTCGTCGTTGTCGCAATTGTGATCACGCACCGCGTGCGGCACCATCGCGGCCAGCGCGCGGCTTAG
- a CDS encoding acyltransferase, with translation MTTQPTTDSTEADATKVDSPQQIHRRARIIGLDGVRGLLCLSIAITHVTGYYTAHTAHVWKTNVFGFSLVYFFVLSGFLLFLPYVRNVVAERSSARMPNVRDYAVHRLARIMPAYLVICLIVNFVLRLSYVDNASLMPDDAKTGIGVITAPGELLANLALVQTYFPAYIQTGIGPSWSLTLEYAFYLSLPLLGFAVFGLRKRSGRNPFVVAMVAPTILLLVGLIGRALIPVVDRYAGTTDFILLNWGPNIAAVFTKSILTNADNFAMGMFAAIVFVGIERGALPQRISRRIRMASAVAILPVLVVSAAFFGIAVQFVTAGVGVVAALMILIVVVPLAHGRKSKLATFLDVRPIRYVGEISLSAYLWHFPMLLLLGKLGWMAGDTLPGMLHNIVLLLAVTILAATVTYYLVEKPSMNYARRLRGGKKSPAAPDKSKLAPATK, from the coding sequence ATGACCACGCAACCCACCACGGATTCGACCGAGGCGGACGCCACGAAGGTCGATTCCCCGCAGCAAATTCACAGGCGGGCCAGGATTATCGGGTTGGACGGCGTGCGTGGGCTGCTGTGCCTGAGCATCGCGATCACGCACGTCACGGGCTACTACACCGCCCACACCGCGCACGTCTGGAAGACGAATGTCTTCGGTTTCTCACTGGTCTACTTTTTCGTGCTAAGTGGTTTCCTGCTGTTTCTGCCATATGTCCGAAATGTGGTTGCTGAGCGGTCCTCGGCACGGATGCCGAATGTGCGTGACTACGCGGTACACCGCCTCGCCCGGATCATGCCCGCATATCTGGTCATTTGTCTGATCGTGAATTTCGTGTTGCGGCTGTCCTATGTAGACAATGCGTCGCTGATGCCCGACGACGCCAAGACCGGAATCGGCGTCATCACCGCGCCCGGTGAATTGCTGGCCAACCTCGCGTTGGTGCAGACGTATTTCCCGGCCTACATCCAGACGGGCATCGGACCGTCCTGGTCGCTCACGCTGGAGTACGCGTTCTATCTGTCGCTTCCGCTGCTGGGATTTGCGGTGTTCGGTCTGCGCAAGCGCAGTGGGCGAAATCCGTTCGTCGTCGCGATGGTGGCGCCCACCATCTTGTTGTTGGTCGGGTTGATCGGCCGGGCGCTGATTCCGGTGGTGGATCGGTACGCGGGCACCACCGACTTCATTCTGCTCAACTGGGGGCCGAACATCGCCGCGGTCTTCACCAAGAGCATTCTGACCAACGCGGACAACTTCGCGATGGGGATGTTCGCCGCAATCGTGTTCGTCGGGATCGAGCGCGGCGCGCTGCCGCAGCGGATCAGTCGACGCATCCGGATGGCCAGTGCTGTCGCGATACTCCCCGTCCTGGTTGTCAGCGCCGCCTTCTTCGGGATCGCAGTGCAATTCGTGACGGCCGGCGTCGGTGTGGTCGCGGCCCTGATGATCCTCATCGTCGTGGTGCCCCTTGCGCACGGCCGCAAATCGAAGTTGGCGACGTTCCTCGACGTCCGGCCGATCCGCTACGTCGGCGAGATCTCGCTGTCGGCGTACCTGTGGCACTTCCCGATGCTGCTCCTGCTGGGCAAGCTCGGATGGATGGCCGGTGACACGCTGCCGGGCATGCTGCACAACATCGTGCTGCTGCTCGCGGTGACGATCCTGGCCGCGACCGTCACGTACTACCTCGTCGAGAAGCCCTCGATGAACTACGCCAGGCGTCTGCGCGGTGGTAAGAAATCGCCTGCGGCGCCGGACAAGTCGAAACTGGCGCCGGCGACCAAGTAA
- a CDS encoding Pls/PosA family non-ribosomal peptide synthetase yields the protein MTTDGNGHRPQVPEQYLLSLHAPAPRTLIDILYETAARYPDAPAIDDGEVQLTYAELISDIEESVAWLAARGIGRGDRIGIRMPSGSYALYVAILSTLAAGAAYVPVDADDPDERAELVFGEAGVVGIITEKGLIRAQGASRGWRAGAPLGRDDAWIIFTSGSTGTPKGVAVTHRSAAAFVDAEAQLFLQGNPIGPGDRVLAGLSVAFDASCEEMWLAWRHGACLVPAPRSLVRSGMDLGPWLVSRDITVVSTVPTLAALWPAEALEAVRLLIFGGEACPPDLAERLAVDGREVWNTYGPTEATVVASASLLTGRSAVSIGLPLRGWNLAVVDNAGMPVATGETGELVIGGVGLARYLDPDKDAEKYAPMPTLGWARAYRTGDLVRLEADGLYFVGRADDQVKVGGRRIELGEVDAALVNLPGVSGGAAAVRRTASGTPLLVGYVASADPAFDVGKARATLAETLPAALVPRLVLVDELPTRTSGKVDRNALPWPPPGGTDQQEPELGGTMGWLAGLWREVLAAPIDGPEADFHALGGGSLSAAQLVAAMRQRYPQVTVADLYDHPRLGSLAGYLDELDPPPAIETRTVKPTPRLTQAAQVLLSLPLATLTGLQWVVWLALLNNVVAQLHPLPWLRPVNWWVVAAGFLIFITPLGRMSIAALGARMLLGGLQPGTYRRGGHLHLRVWLAERLADASGAENLAGAPWLVYYARMLGNKVGKGVDLHSAPPVTGMLRLGHRASIEPEVDLSGHWIDGDHFHVGPITIGNDATIGARTTLLPGAVVGKNADVAPGSGVIGKVKNGQYWKGSPAVKSGKAKHPWPDHRPPRAPLWVAVYGLTSILLGALPLAALAVGLAVIGWAVRDATSLTAAITPAALWTPVATLAAVATYAALTVVGVRVLSMWMPEGYHPVRSRVGWQLWATERLMDAARNYLFPIYASLLTPAWLRLLGAKVGRGTEISTALLVPKFTVVEDGAFLADDTMVASYELGGGWIHVAKATIGKRAFLGNSGITQPGRRVPDDGLVAVLSAAPHKAKAGSSWLGSPPVRLRRKTTAADALRTFHPSLRLKILRALVETCRLIPLIVTFAIGVAVLFTVQWLAVQFGWAWAALASGVVLLAAGALAGGIAVIAKWIVVGRIRAIEHPLWSSFVWRNEVSDTFVETVAAPWFARAASGTPVMNLWLRALGAKIGRGVWCETYWLPEADLVTLEKGATVNRGCVVQTHLFHDRIMRMDTVVLEQGSTLGTHCVALPAARIGAAATVGPASLVMRGDEVPPSTRWQGNPIAPWNMFRKKRGGGSAPSAKKSEVSAA from the coding sequence GTGACGACGGACGGGAACGGGCACCGACCGCAGGTGCCGGAGCAATACCTGTTGTCTTTGCACGCGCCGGCACCGCGCACCTTGATCGACATCCTCTACGAGACGGCGGCACGCTACCCCGACGCGCCCGCGATCGACGACGGCGAGGTCCAGCTCACCTACGCCGAGTTGATCTCCGACATCGAAGAGAGCGTCGCGTGGCTGGCCGCACGCGGAATCGGCAGGGGCGACCGCATCGGCATCCGGATGCCGTCGGGCAGTTACGCGCTGTACGTGGCGATCCTCTCGACACTGGCGGCCGGGGCGGCGTACGTGCCGGTCGACGCCGACGACCCCGACGAGCGCGCCGAACTGGTCTTCGGCGAGGCCGGGGTGGTCGGCATCATCACCGAGAAAGGCCTGATCCGCGCCCAAGGCGCGTCGCGCGGATGGCGGGCGGGCGCGCCACTCGGTCGCGACGACGCGTGGATCATCTTCACGTCCGGTTCCACCGGCACCCCGAAGGGGGTCGCCGTCACCCACCGCAGCGCCGCGGCGTTCGTCGATGCGGAAGCGCAATTGTTCTTGCAGGGCAACCCAATCGGGCCGGGCGACCGGGTGCTGGCCGGCCTCTCGGTGGCGTTCGACGCCTCGTGTGAGGAAATGTGGCTGGCCTGGCGGCACGGCGCCTGTCTGGTGCCCGCGCCGCGCTCGCTGGTTCGCAGCGGCATGGACCTCGGGCCGTGGCTGGTGTCGCGCGACATCACCGTCGTATCGACCGTGCCGACGCTGGCGGCGCTGTGGCCGGCAGAGGCACTCGAAGCGGTGCGACTGCTGATCTTCGGCGGCGAGGCCTGCCCCCCGGATCTGGCCGAGCGCCTTGCCGTCGACGGCCGCGAGGTGTGGAACACCTACGGCCCGACCGAGGCGACCGTGGTGGCCAGCGCCTCGCTGCTCACCGGCAGGAGCGCGGTGAGCATCGGACTTCCGCTGCGGGGCTGGAATCTGGCCGTCGTCGACAACGCGGGTATGCCGGTCGCCACCGGTGAGACCGGCGAACTCGTCATCGGTGGCGTCGGGCTGGCCCGCTACCTCGACCCGGACAAAGACGCCGAGAAATATGCGCCGATGCCCACGCTGGGCTGGGCTCGTGCGTATCGCACCGGCGATCTGGTGCGGCTGGAAGCCGACGGCTTGTACTTCGTCGGCAGGGCCGACGATCAGGTCAAGGTCGGCGGGCGCCGGATCGAACTGGGTGAAGTCGACGCGGCGCTGGTGAACCTGCCGGGGGTCAGTGGCGGCGCGGCCGCGGTGCGACGAACCGCCAGCGGCACACCGCTGTTGGTCGGTTACGTCGCGAGCGCCGACCCGGCGTTCGACGTCGGCAAGGCGCGCGCCACACTGGCCGAGACGTTGCCCGCCGCGCTGGTCCCCAGGCTGGTGCTCGTCGACGAGTTGCCCACCCGGACGTCGGGCAAGGTGGACAGGAACGCGCTGCCGTGGCCGCCGCCTGGCGGAACCGACCAGCAGGAGCCCGAACTCGGCGGCACCATGGGCTGGCTGGCAGGCCTGTGGCGGGAGGTCCTCGCCGCCCCGATCGACGGGCCCGAGGCAGACTTCCATGCGCTCGGCGGCGGTTCGCTGTCCGCCGCGCAGTTGGTGGCGGCCATGCGGCAGCGCTATCCACAGGTGACCGTGGCCGATCTGTACGACCATCCCCGGCTCGGGTCACTTGCCGGCTATCTCGACGAGCTGGACCCGCCGCCCGCGATCGAGACGCGGACTGTGAAACCGACGCCGCGGTTGACCCAGGCCGCGCAGGTGCTGCTGTCGCTGCCGCTGGCCACGCTCACCGGGCTGCAGTGGGTGGTCTGGCTGGCGCTGCTGAACAACGTTGTCGCGCAACTACATCCACTGCCGTGGCTGCGGCCGGTGAACTGGTGGGTGGTCGCCGCCGGTTTCCTGATCTTCATCACACCGCTGGGCCGGATGTCGATCGCGGCGTTGGGCGCGCGCATGCTGCTCGGCGGTCTGCAACCCGGCACCTACCGGCGCGGTGGTCATCTGCATCTGCGGGTCTGGCTGGCGGAGCGGTTGGCGGACGCCAGCGGCGCTGAAAACCTCGCAGGCGCACCGTGGTTGGTGTACTACGCCCGCATGCTCGGCAACAAGGTCGGCAAGGGTGTCGACCTGCATTCCGCGCCTCCGGTCACCGGCATGCTGAGACTCGGGCACCGCGCCTCGATAGAACCCGAGGTCGACCTGTCCGGGCACTGGATCGACGGCGACCACTTCCACGTCGGGCCGATCACGATCGGCAACGACGCCACCATCGGCGCGCGCACCACGCTGCTGCCCGGTGCCGTCGTCGGCAAGAACGCCGACGTCGCGCCGGGTTCCGGTGTAATCGGCAAGGTCAAGAACGGGCAGTACTGGAAGGGCTCCCCGGCGGTGAAGTCCGGTAAGGCCAAACATCCGTGGCCGGACCATCGGCCGCCGCGCGCCCCGTTGTGGGTGGCCGTCTACGGGCTGACGTCGATCCTGTTGGGCGCGCTGCCGCTGGCGGCGCTGGCGGTGGGGCTGGCCGTGATCGGTTGGGCGGTGCGGGATGCCACCTCACTGACCGCCGCGATCACGCCCGCGGCGCTGTGGACACCGGTGGCCACCCTGGCCGCGGTGGCCACCTATGCCGCATTGACGGTGGTCGGGGTGCGGGTGCTGTCGATGTGGATGCCTGAGGGGTACCACCCGGTGCGTAGCCGTGTCGGCTGGCAGTTGTGGGCGACCGAGCGACTGATGGACGCCGCGCGCAACTACCTCTTCCCGATCTATGCGAGCCTGCTGACACCGGCATGGCTGCGGCTGCTCGGAGCGAAAGTCGGCCGCGGAACCGAGATTTCGACCGCATTGCTGGTGCCCAAATTCACCGTCGTCGAGGACGGCGCGTTCCTGGCCGACGACACGATGGTCGCGTCCTATGAACTGGGCGGCGGCTGGATCCACGTCGCCAAGGCGACGATCGGCAAACGGGCGTTCCTCGGCAACTCCGGCATCACCCAGCCAGGCCGGCGCGTCCCCGACGACGGGTTGGTCGCGGTGCTGTCGGCGGCTCCGCACAAGGCCAAGGCCGGCTCGTCGTGGTTGGGCAGCCCTCCGGTTCGGTTGCGCCGCAAGACCACCGCCGCCGATGCGCTGCGCACCTTCCATCCGTCGCTGCGGCTGAAGATTCTGCGTGCGCTGGTGGAGACGTGCCGGCTGATCCCGCTGATCGTGACGTTCGCGATCGGGGTCGCCGTGCTCTTCACGGTGCAATGGCTTGCGGTGCAGTTCGGCTGGGCGTGGGCTGCGCTGGCCAGCGGCGTGGTGCTGCTGGCCGCGGGAGCGTTGGCCGGCGGCATCGCCGTGATCGCGAAATGGATTGTGGTCGGCCGTATTCGGGCCATCGAACATCCGCTGTGGTCGTCGTTCGTGTGGCGCAACGAAGTGTCAGACACCTTCGTCGAGACCGTAGCGGCGCCGTGGTTCGCGCGCGCCGCAAGCGGCACCCCGGTGATGAACCTGTGGCTGCGGGCATTGGGCGCCAAGATCGGCCGAGGCGTCTGGTGCGAAACGTATTGGCTGCCCGAGGCGGACCTGGTCACCCTGGAGAAGGGTGCGACTGTCAATCGCGGCTGCGTGGTGCAGACGCATTTGTTCCATGACCGGATCATGCGGATGGACACCGTTGTACTGGAACAGGGTTCGACGCTGGGCACGCACTGCGTCGCACTACCCGCCGCCCGGATCGGGGCGGCCGCCACGGTCGGTCCGGCATCGCTGGTGATGCGCGGCGACGAGGTGCCGCCGTCCACCCGCTGGCAGGGCAACCCGATCGCACCTTGGAACATGTTCCGTAAGAAGCGCGGCGGCGGCTCAGCACCGTCGGCCAAGAAGTCAGAAGTCAGCGCCGCGTGA
- a CDS encoding TetR/AcrR family transcriptional regulator, which yields MARTQQQRRAETVARLLDASIDTIIDVGYARASAAVIAKRANVSDGALFRHFPTMGDFMAATAREVMRRQLDLVTKRVAEIPAAEAALEAAVRIQWETTTNATNTVMFELMVAARTDGKLKATLQTVLAEYAENIYATARAFPGAEKFDEDTFATLVAIITNAFNGAAIVRPVLPQPDSEEKQIDLLIDVMRGLA from the coding sequence ATGGCAAGGACGCAGCAGCAGCGCCGCGCGGAAACCGTCGCCCGACTGCTCGACGCCAGCATCGACACCATCATCGACGTCGGCTACGCGCGGGCGTCGGCGGCGGTGATCGCCAAGCGTGCCAACGTGTCCGACGGTGCGCTGTTCCGCCACTTCCCGACCATGGGCGACTTCATGGCCGCCACCGCCCGCGAGGTGATGCGACGTCAACTCGATCTCGTCACCAAGCGAGTAGCCGAAATCCCGGCTGCCGAGGCGGCGCTGGAAGCGGCGGTGCGAATCCAGTGGGAGACCACCACCAACGCGACGAACACCGTGATGTTCGAACTGATGGTGGCCGCCCGCACGGACGGGAAGCTGAAAGCGACGTTGCAGACGGTGCTCGCCGAGTACGCCGAGAACATCTACGCGACCGCGCGCGCCTTCCCCGGCGCCGAGAAGTTCGACGAGGACACGTTCGCGACGCTGGTGGCGATCATCACCAACGCATTCAACGGCGCCGCGATCGTCAGACCGGTGCTGCCGCAACCCGACAGTGAGGAAAAGCAGATCGATCTGCTGATCGACGTGATGCGCGGGCTGGCCTAG
- a CDS encoding TerC family protein codes for MQVTQLEWMITLGVTVAVLLFDVIVIGRRPHEPSKRELGTYLTLYVALAIGFGLWTWFFHGSQYGLEFFAGWLTEYSLSVDNLFIFLIIMASFKVPKKYQQQALLVGIILALIFRGIFIALGAVAINQFSWVFYLFGAFLIYTAFNLVRDSDHDDDAENFVVRFSRKHLSLTESWHGLSLWVRENGKRLMTPMFLVIVALGTTDLLFALDSIPAIYGLTQEPYLVFTANVFALMGLRQLYFLLGDLLKRLVYLSQGLAVILSFIGVKLLLHALHENELPFINGGEHVPVPDIPTLLSLGVIVVTLVITTAASLYKTRVHDVKKEAEKQTLDSA; via the coding sequence ATGCAAGTGACCCAACTCGAGTGGATGATCACGCTTGGCGTGACGGTTGCGGTGCTGCTGTTCGACGTGATCGTGATCGGCCGTCGGCCGCACGAACCGTCCAAACGGGAGCTCGGGACGTATCTCACCCTTTACGTCGCGCTCGCGATCGGCTTCGGGTTGTGGACGTGGTTCTTCCACGGCAGCCAGTACGGGCTGGAGTTCTTCGCCGGATGGCTGACCGAGTACAGCCTGTCGGTGGACAACCTGTTCATCTTCTTGATCATCATGGCCAGCTTCAAGGTGCCGAAGAAGTACCAGCAGCAGGCGCTGTTGGTGGGCATCATCCTGGCGTTGATCTTCCGCGGCATCTTCATCGCACTCGGTGCGGTGGCGATCAACCAGTTCTCCTGGGTCTTCTACCTTTTCGGGGCTTTCCTGATCTACACGGCGTTCAACCTGGTCCGTGACTCCGACCACGACGACGACGCAGAGAACTTCGTGGTGCGGTTCTCACGCAAGCACCTCAGCCTCACCGAGTCCTGGCATGGGTTGAGCCTGTGGGTCAGGGAGAACGGCAAGCGGCTGATGACGCCGATGTTCCTCGTCATCGTCGCGTTGGGCACCACCGACCTGCTGTTCGCGCTGGACTCGATTCCCGCGATCTACGGCCTCACCCAGGAGCCGTACCTCGTGTTCACCGCCAACGTGTTCGCGCTGATGGGCCTGCGCCAGCTGTACTTCCTGCTCGGCGACCTGCTGAAGCGCCTGGTCTACCTGTCGCAGGGGCTTGCGGTCATCCTGTCGTTCATCGGCGTGAAATTGCTGCTGCACGCATTGCACGAGAACGAACTGCCGTTCATCAACGGTGGCGAGCATGTGCCGGTGCCCGACATCCCGACGCTGCTGAGCCTGGGCGTCATCGTCGTCACGCTGGTGATCACGACGGCGGCCAGTCTGTACAAGACGCGCGTGCACGACGTGAAGAAGGAAGCCGAGAAGCAGACCTTGGATTCCGCCTGA
- a CDS encoding M1 family metallopeptidase, with protein sequence MTRSKKAAKKSASPVIDPYLPANGNFGYRVSRYELELEYKVAINRLSGSATITAVTLAALQSFTLDLSDALSVTKVSVNGKRPANFRSAHGKLHIALQDTLPAGAAMKISVRYGGTPRPVRSLWGEVGFEELTEGVLVAGQPNGAASWFPCDDHPSAKASFRIQISTESPYYALANGDLLSRRVRAGMTTWTYEQAEPTSTYLITLQIGAYERHRIAKNGVQMHAVLPERLRDNFDNDFADQPKMMKLFVKLFGPYPLASGYTVVVTDDDLEIPLEAQGISIFGANHCDGEGGAERLIAHELAHQWFGNSVTAKRWRHIWLHEGFACYAEWLWSEHNGGRTADEWAHHYHQRLADSPHDLVLADPGPRDMFDDRVYKRGALTLHVLRHRIGDESFFALLQDWTTRYRHSTAVTDDFTGLAANYAHESLRPLWDAWLYSTPVPALEGPS encoded by the coding sequence GTGACGAGGAGCAAAAAGGCGGCGAAGAAATCGGCGTCCCCGGTCATCGACCCCTATCTGCCGGCCAACGGCAACTTCGGCTACCGGGTGTCCCGGTACGAACTCGAACTCGAGTACAAGGTCGCGATCAATCGGCTGTCAGGGAGCGCGACCATCACCGCCGTCACGCTCGCAGCACTGCAGAGTTTCACGTTGGACCTCTCCGATGCGCTGTCGGTGACGAAGGTGTCGGTGAACGGCAAGCGCCCGGCCAACTTCCGCTCGGCGCATGGCAAGCTGCACATTGCATTGCAGGACACGTTGCCTGCGGGGGCGGCGATGAAGATCTCCGTGCGCTACGGCGGTACCCCGCGACCGGTCCGATCGCTGTGGGGCGAAGTCGGATTCGAGGAGTTGACCGAAGGCGTGCTGGTCGCGGGCCAACCGAACGGTGCGGCGTCGTGGTTTCCCTGTGACGACCATCCCAGCGCCAAGGCCAGCTTCCGCATCCAAATCAGCACGGAGAGCCCGTATTACGCGCTGGCCAACGGCGACCTGCTGTCGCGCCGCGTGCGGGCGGGCATGACGACGTGGACCTACGAGCAGGCCGAGCCCACGTCGACGTATCTGATCACGCTGCAGATCGGTGCGTACGAGCGCCACCGCATCGCCAAGAACGGCGTCCAGATGCACGCCGTGCTGCCGGAGCGCCTGCGCGACAACTTCGACAACGACTTCGCCGACCAGCCGAAGATGATGAAGCTCTTCGTCAAGCTGTTCGGCCCGTATCCGCTGGCCAGCGGATACACCGTCGTCGTGACGGACGACGACCTGGAGATACCGCTTGAGGCACAGGGCATTTCGATCTTCGGGGCCAACCATTGCGACGGCGAGGGCGGCGCCGAACGACTGATCGCCCACGAGCTCGCCCATCAATGGTTCGGCAACTCCGTCACCGCCAAGCGGTGGCGGCACATCTGGCTGCACGAGGGCTTTGCCTGTTACGCGGAATGGCTGTGGTCCGAGCATAACGGCGGGCGCACCGCCGACGAGTGGGCACATCACTACCACCAGCGGCTGGCCGATTCGCCGCACGATCTGGTGCTTGCCGACCCCGGCCCTCGGGACATGTTCGACGACCGGGTGTACAAGCGCGGCGCGCTGACCCTGCATGTGCTGCGGCACCGCATCGGTGACGAGAGTTTCTTTGCGCTGCTGCAGGATTGGACGACACGCTACCGGCACAGCACCGCCGTCACCGACGACTTCACCGGGCTGGCCGCCAATTACGCGCACGAGTCGCTGCGGCCGCTGTGGGATGCGTGGCTGTATTCCACTCCGGTGCCTGCTCTCGAAGGCCCGTCGTGA
- a CDS encoding glycosyltransferase family 2 protein, translating to MFVCIDTRYHDVWIIIPAFNEASVIGDVISDVRSVFDHVVCVDDGSGDDTGDVAWRAGAHSVRHPVNLGQGAAIQTGVEYARQQPGAAVFATFDADGQHRVKDVIRMIDRLSTDDADLVIGTRFADPGVVSHTPLLKRVVLRAAAALSRRSRKLGLTDAHNGLRVFNRKVADALNLTMSGMSHADEFIALAYENHWRVSEEPVEILYTEYSMSKGQPLLNGVNIIFDGWLRGRMSR from the coding sequence ATTTTTGTCTGCATCGACACGCGCTACCACGACGTCTGGATCATCATCCCCGCCTTCAACGAGGCGAGTGTTATCGGCGACGTCATCTCTGACGTTCGCTCGGTTTTCGACCACGTGGTCTGCGTCGACGACGGCAGCGGCGACGACACCGGCGACGTGGCATGGCGGGCGGGCGCGCATTCGGTGCGGCATCCGGTCAACCTCGGCCAGGGTGCGGCCATCCAGACCGGCGTCGAGTACGCCCGTCAGCAGCCAGGGGCGGCCGTGTTCGCCACGTTCGACGCTGACGGCCAGCACCGCGTCAAGGATGTCATCCGGATGATCGACAGACTCTCCACCGACGACGCCGACCTGGTGATCGGCACCCGGTTCGCCGATCCGGGCGTGGTCAGTCACACCCCGCTGCTGAAGCGGGTGGTGCTGCGCGCGGCGGCAGCGCTGAGCAGACGCAGCCGCAAACTGGGCCTGACCGACGCACACAACGGTCTGCGGGTGTTCAACCGGAAGGTGGCCGACGCGCTCAACCTCACCATGAGCGGGATGAGCCACGCCGACGAGTTCATCGCATTGGCGTACGAAAACCATTGGCGGGTAAGCGAAGAGCCGGTCGAGATTCTCTACACCGAATACTCGATGTCGAAGGGCCAGCCCCTGCTCAACGGTGTCAACATCATCTTCGACGGTTGGCTACGCGGAAGGATGTCGCGATGA
- a CDS encoding DUF2304 domain-containing protein, producing the protein MNWIQALLIVSVLSLLVYLLRSRRNARSKAWVKVGYVLFVIAGIYAILRPDDTTIVANWLGVDRGADLMEYVLIIAFVFTTLSAYMRFKDLELKYARLARAVALQTARVPEER; encoded by the coding sequence ATGAACTGGATCCAGGCGCTGCTGATCGTGTCGGTGCTGTCGCTGCTGGTGTACCTGCTGCGTTCGCGCCGCAACGCGCGGTCCAAGGCGTGGGTGAAGGTCGGTTACGTACTGTTCGTGATCGCGGGCATCTACGCGATCCTGCGTCCGGACGACACCACCATCGTCGCGAATTGGCTTGGCGTCGACCGCGGTGCGGACCTGATGGAGTACGTGTTGATCATCGCGTTCGTGTTCACCACGCTGTCGGCCTACATGCGGTTCAAAGACCTCGAGTTGAAGTATGCGCGGTTGGCGCGCGCGGTCGCGTTGCAGACGGCGCGGGTGCCCGAAGAGCGCTAG